Proteins encoded in a region of the Halostella limicola genome:
- a CDS encoding DUF7124 domain-containing protein, whose translation MDGGGDGEMTLAFELAALQELASPSAVFDGARRWSKYVGVVSDKPTYVVTNFTRKERIRQDFFSGPRGKAESLESVKEQFDTDRHVFIGTTDEDEELAAEVGWEFLTIAEAAEAAEWDLGDAEDEDEDDEYERDDWP comes from the coding sequence ATGGATGGCGGCGGAGACGGCGAGATGACCCTCGCGTTCGAACTCGCGGCACTGCAGGAACTGGCGAGTCCGTCGGCCGTGTTCGACGGCGCGCGCCGGTGGAGCAAATACGTCGGCGTCGTCTCGGACAAGCCGACCTACGTCGTGACGAACTTCACGCGGAAGGAACGGATCAGACAGGACTTCTTCTCCGGCCCGCGCGGCAAGGCCGAGAGCTTGGAGAGCGTGAAAGAGCAGTTCGACACCGACCGGCACGTGTTCATCGGCACGACCGACGAGGACGAGGAACTCGCCGCGGAGGTCGGCTGGGAGTTCCTCACGATAGCGGAGGCCGCGGAGGCCGCCGAGTGGGACCTCGGCGACGCGGAGGACGAGGACGAGGACGACGAGTACGAGCGCGACGACTGGCCCTGA
- a CDS encoding PQQ-binding-like beta-propeller repeat protein: protein MEWECETDASNAALAVADGTVYASVGYGTLAAFR, encoded by the coding sequence GTGGAGTGGGAGTGCGAAACGGACGCGTCGAACGCCGCCCTCGCGGTGGCCGACGGTACCGTCTACGCGTCGGTCGGGTACGGAACGCTCGCCGCGTTTCGGTGA
- a CDS encoding DUF5815 family protein produces MAEPRVPGESGGELTLPCEETIRVADLDMGLRELDCACGETHAVVMDIHPPSRFFPEFLVDVLRQTIETEDDLGEFGTTHLMGIVMEEFPEAVVSEDVSENGSVGYSLVWVTDFDSRRLHEVAVELVVELMEHAISHAENDAAMTEFEEQMLDFDVAEFVEQYRARRDFDDEHDTPA; encoded by the coding sequence ATGGCAGAACCGCGCGTGCCGGGCGAATCGGGGGGCGAGCTGACGCTTCCCTGCGAGGAGACGATCCGCGTCGCCGACCTCGACATGGGGTTGCGGGAGCTCGACTGCGCGTGCGGGGAGACCCACGCCGTCGTGATGGACATCCACCCCCCGTCGCGCTTCTTCCCCGAGTTCCTCGTGGACGTCCTCCGACAGACGATAGAGACCGAGGACGACCTCGGCGAGTTCGGGACGACCCACCTCATGGGCATCGTCATGGAGGAGTTCCCCGAGGCCGTCGTCAGCGAGGACGTCTCGGAGAACGGCAGCGTCGGCTACTCGCTAGTGTGGGTCACCGACTTCGACTCCCGCCGCCTGCACGAGGTCGCCGTCGAACTCGTCGTCGAGCTGATGGAACACGCGATCAGTCACGCCGAGAACGACGCGGCGATGACGGAGTTCGAGGAGCAGATGCTCGACTTCGACGTCGCGGAGTTCGTCGAACAGTACCGCGCGCGCCGGGATTTCGACGACGAACACGACACCCCGGCGTAG
- a CDS encoding CehA/McbA family metallohydrolase has protein sequence MFAIDLHSHTRFFHGRPRLGEAFDPLGFRMLAWTAKRRGLHGLATTNHDYYRAFDAPDDFVVIPGIEVTTTRGHVLVVGPDPPAETKPETLTPEETVEMAHARDCAAIIAHPYRNSTVRDVDAAFDAIEINGKHPRTRPWVEHLARGHDLPMTGGSDAHYPFEVGRAFTTVDADELTPESVVEAIRDGRIEAQVGYGFPNGLLRPAYRRIHEWKGYLDKPDWITPGVGTPPGERENEP, from the coding sequence GTGTTCGCGATCGACCTTCACTCCCACACGCGGTTCTTCCACGGGCGGCCGCGCCTCGGCGAAGCGTTCGACCCGCTCGGGTTCAGGATGCTGGCGTGGACCGCGAAACGGCGCGGGCTCCACGGCCTCGCGACGACCAATCACGACTACTACCGGGCGTTCGACGCGCCGGACGACTTCGTCGTGATCCCCGGGATCGAGGTGACGACGACCCGGGGCCACGTGCTGGTCGTCGGCCCGGACCCGCCGGCGGAGACGAAACCGGAGACGCTCACGCCCGAGGAGACGGTCGAGATGGCCCACGCGCGCGACTGCGCGGCGATCATCGCGCATCCGTACCGCAACAGCACCGTCCGGGACGTCGACGCCGCCTTCGACGCCATCGAGATAAACGGCAAGCACCCGCGCACCCGGCCCTGGGTCGAGCACCTCGCGCGGGGTCACGACCTGCCGATGACCGGCGGGAGCGACGCGCACTACCCCTTCGAGGTGGGTCGGGCGTTCACGACCGTCGACGCGGACGAACTCACGCCGGAGAGCGTCGTCGAGGCCATCCGGGACGGACGGATCGAGGCGCAGGTCGGGTACGGCTTCCCCAACGGCCTCCTTCGCCCGGCCTACCGGCGGATCCACGAGTGGAAGGGCTACCTCGACAAGCCCGACTGGATCACCCCCGGCGTGGGGACGCCGCCCGGGGAGCGGGAGAACGAACCCTAA
- the carA gene encoding glutamine-hydrolyzing carbamoyl-phosphate synthase small subunit, with protein sequence MDAYVALEGGRVVEARGRSPGTTHGELVFTTAYTGYEESLTDPSYEEQVLTFSYPLIGNYGVREERFESDRVHPRAVVARELTEDVAEWLTDEGVPAVDHIDTRDLVTDIREGGAMQCGIAVGEDVTEEDALAELEACKGMSEHTDIGAQVSVDEAVVHEGDDGGAYADADVALVDCGAKGSIVDSLVARGADVHVLPYDATEADVEAVDPDLLFISNGPGDPANFEAAEELVDTYVGEVPIAGICLGQQVVARSLGGTTEKMDFGHRGVNQPVRDLETNRVVMTTQNHGYTVGDPGDVLEVTQVNVNDDTPEGLDSDELDVLTRQYHPEANPGPNDSLDFFDDVLGMTEQRVEPAVADD encoded by the coding sequence ATGGACGCCTACGTAGCGCTCGAGGGCGGACGCGTGGTCGAAGCACGCGGCCGTTCTCCGGGGACGACACACGGCGAACTGGTTTTCACGACAGCGTACACCGGCTACGAGGAGAGCCTCACCGACCCCTCTTACGAGGAGCAGGTGCTCACCTTCTCGTACCCCCTGATCGGGAACTACGGCGTGCGCGAGGAGCGATTCGAGTCCGACCGCGTCCACCCCCGTGCGGTCGTCGCCCGCGAGCTCACCGAGGACGTCGCCGAGTGGCTCACCGACGAGGGCGTCCCGGCCGTCGACCACATCGACACGCGCGACCTCGTGACCGACATCCGCGAGGGCGGCGCGATGCAGTGCGGCATCGCCGTCGGCGAGGACGTCACCGAGGAGGACGCGCTCGCCGAACTGGAGGCCTGCAAGGGCATGAGCGAACACACCGACATCGGCGCGCAGGTAAGCGTCGACGAGGCCGTCGTCCACGAGGGCGACGACGGCGGCGCGTACGCCGACGCGGACGTCGCGCTAGTCGACTGCGGCGCGAAGGGTTCGATCGTCGACTCGCTGGTCGCCCGCGGCGCGGACGTCCACGTGCTCCCCTACGACGCCACCGAGGCCGACGTCGAGGCCGTCGACCCCGACCTCCTGTTCATCTCGAACGGCCCCGGCGACCCCGCGAACTTCGAGGCGGCCGAGGAGCTGGTCGACACCTACGTCGGCGAGGTGCCCATCGCCGGCATCTGCCTCGGCCAGCAGGTCGTCGCCCGCTCGCTCGGCGGCACCACCGAGAAGATGGACTTCGGCCACCGCGGCGTCAACCAGCCGGTCCGCGACCTAGAGACCAACCGCGTGGTCATGACGACCCAGAACCACGGCTACACGGTCGGCGACCCCGGCGACGTCCTCGAAGTGACACAGGTGAACGTCAACGACGACACGCCCGAGGGCCTCGACAGCGACGAACTCGACGTCCTCACCCGCCAGTACCACCCCGAGGCCAATCCCGGCCCGAACGACTCGCTCGACTTCTTCGACGACGTGCTCGGGATGACCGAGCAGCGAGTCGAACCCGCGGTCGCCGACGACTGA
- the carB gene encoding carbamoyl-phosphate synthase large subunit: MSDGETEDRTILLIGSGPIQIGQAAEFDYSGAQACRALQEEGARVVLVNSNPATIMTDPEMADEVYIEPITTEAIAEIIRKEQPDGVIAGLGGQTGLNVTAELAEEGVLDEHDVEIMGTPLDTIYATEDRDLFRQRMHELGEPVPKSTSVSLEDGESVAELSAADLQERVDEAVDEVGGLPVIARTTYTLGGSGSGVVHDIDELYERVRHGLRLSRDDTVLITESIEGWVELEYEVMRDADDSCIIICNMENIDPMGIHTGESTVVTPSQVIPDEGHQEMRDVALKVIRDLEIHGGCNIQFAWRDDGTPGGEYRVVEVNPRVSRSSALASKATGYPIARVTAKVALGKRLHEIDNEITGETTAAFEPAIDYIVTKVPRWPIDKFDDVDFELTTAMKSTGEAMAIGRTFEESLLKALRSSEYEPDVDWDAVDDETLEAQYLERPSPDRPYAVFEAFERGYSVDEVVDLTGIYEWYVERFKNVADAAVAAQDGEFGEATELGFTNGQVAAGIDSSEASQLPKADGGQVDAVESAAPDRSFKQVDTCAGEFEASTPYYYSAREPAASGVSTGYDELQVDTDAESVVVVGGGPIRIGQGVEFDYCSVHAVRALREQGIDAHVVNNNPETVSTDYDTSDGLFFEPITAEEVADVVEATGADGVMVQFGGQTSVDIGEPLADELERRDLDCEVMGTSVEAMDLAEDRDRFNRLMDDLGIAQPEGGSATSEEEALELAHDIGYPVLVRPSYVLGGRAMQVVYDDEELEEYIEEAVRVSPDKPILVDDFLAGAIELDVDAVADGEDVVIGGVMEHIESAGVHSGDSACMIPPRSLDDETMARVREVTEDIAAALDTVGLLNVQLAVRDGEVYVLEANPRSSRTVPFVSKATGVPIAKLAAKVMSGATLDELDAAEQIPDKTSVKEVVLPFDRLPGSDPRLGPEMKSTGEVMGTADSFGKAYDKAQDSTGKPIPREGTAVVDLSADEFPDPDTEAGEELVEGYTEHFELSEAVDLVEAAKRGEIDVIVSRKRELLEVAVEEEITYFSTEASARAALEALDAADDPLDVASVDSRPKQRRQWGQ, encoded by the coding sequence ATGAGCGACGGAGAGACAGAAGACAGAACTATCCTTCTCATCGGCAGCGGACCGATCCAGATCGGACAGGCCGCGGAGTTCGACTATTCCGGCGCGCAGGCGTGTCGCGCGCTCCAGGAGGAGGGCGCGCGAGTCGTCCTCGTGAACTCCAATCCGGCGACCATCATGACGGACCCCGAGATGGCCGACGAGGTGTACATCGAACCCATCACGACCGAGGCCATCGCCGAGATCATCCGGAAGGAGCAGCCGGACGGCGTCATCGCCGGCCTCGGCGGCCAGACCGGCCTGAACGTCACGGCCGAGCTCGCCGAGGAAGGCGTCCTCGACGAGCACGACGTCGAGATCATGGGGACGCCGCTCGACACCATCTACGCGACGGAGGACCGCGACCTCTTCCGCCAGCGGATGCACGAGCTCGGCGAGCCGGTCCCCAAGTCGACGTCCGTCTCGCTGGAGGACGGCGAGTCAGTCGCCGAGCTCTCGGCGGCAGACCTTCAGGAACGCGTCGACGAGGCGGTCGACGAGGTCGGCGGTCTCCCCGTCATCGCCCGCACCACGTACACGCTGGGCGGCTCCGGATCGGGCGTCGTCCACGACATCGACGAGCTCTACGAGCGCGTCCGTCACGGGCTCCGGCTCTCCCGGGACGACACGGTCCTCATCACCGAGTCCATCGAGGGCTGGGTCGAACTGGAGTACGAGGTGATGCGGGACGCCGACGACTCCTGTATCATCATCTGCAACATGGAGAACATCGATCCGATGGGCATCCACACCGGGGAGTCCACGGTCGTCACGCCCTCGCAGGTCATCCCCGACGAGGGCCATCAGGAGATGCGCGACGTCGCGCTGAAGGTCATCCGCGACCTCGAGATCCACGGCGGCTGTAACATCCAGTTCGCGTGGCGCGACGACGGCACCCCCGGCGGCGAGTACCGCGTCGTCGAAGTGAACCCGCGCGTCTCCCGCTCGTCCGCGCTCGCCTCGAAGGCGACGGGCTACCCCATCGCCCGCGTGACCGCGAAGGTCGCGCTCGGCAAGCGCCTCCACGAGATCGACAACGAGATCACCGGCGAGACGACCGCCGCCTTCGAGCCCGCGATCGACTACATCGTCACCAAGGTCCCGCGCTGGCCCATCGACAAGTTCGACGACGTCGACTTCGAGCTCACGACGGCGATGAAGTCGACGGGCGAGGCGATGGCCATCGGCCGCACCTTCGAGGAGTCGCTGCTCAAGGCGCTGCGCTCCTCCGAGTACGAGCCCGACGTCGACTGGGACGCGGTCGACGACGAGACGCTGGAGGCGCAGTACCTCGAACGGCCGTCACCGGACCGCCCGTACGCCGTCTTCGAGGCGTTCGAGCGCGGCTACTCCGTCGACGAGGTCGTCGACCTGACGGGCATCTACGAGTGGTACGTCGAGCGGTTCAAGAACGTCGCCGACGCCGCCGTCGCGGCGCAGGACGGCGAGTTCGGCGAGGCCACCGAGCTCGGCTTCACGAACGGGCAGGTCGCCGCCGGCATCGACTCCAGCGAGGCCTCCCAGCTGCCGAAGGCCGACGGCGGGCAGGTCGACGCCGTCGAGTCCGCCGCGCCCGACCGCTCGTTCAAGCAGGTCGACACCTGCGCCGGCGAGTTCGAGGCGTCGACGCCGTACTACTACTCCGCCCGCGAGCCCGCCGCAAGCGGCGTCTCGACCGGCTACGACGAGCTGCAGGTCGACACCGACGCCGAGAGCGTCGTCGTGGTCGGCGGCGGTCCCATCCGCATCGGGCAGGGCGTCGAGTTCGACTACTGCTCGGTCCACGCCGTCCGCGCGCTCCGTGAGCAGGGGATCGACGCCCACGTCGTCAACAACAACCCGGAGACCGTCTCCACGGACTACGACACCTCCGACGGCCTGTTCTTCGAGCCCATCACCGCCGAGGAGGTGGCGGACGTCGTCGAGGCGACCGGCGCCGACGGCGTGATGGTACAGTTCGGCGGGCAGACGTCCGTCGACATCGGCGAACCGCTCGCCGACGAGCTCGAGCGCCGCGACCTCGACTGCGAGGTCATGGGCACGAGCGTCGAGGCGATGGACCTCGCGGAGGACCGCGACCGGTTCAACCGCTTGATGGACGACCTCGGCATCGCCCAGCCCGAGGGCGGCTCCGCGACCAGCGAGGAAGAGGCGCTCGAACTCGCCCACGACATCGGCTACCCCGTGCTCGTCCGCCCGTCGTACGTCCTCGGCGGTCGGGCGATGCAGGTCGTCTACGACGACGAGGAACTGGAGGAGTACATCGAGGAGGCCGTCCGCGTCAGCCCGGACAAGCCCATCCTCGTCGACGACTTCCTCGCGGGCGCCATCGAACTCGACGTCGACGCCGTCGCGGACGGCGAGGACGTCGTCATCGGCGGCGTGATGGAGCACATCGAGAGCGCGGGCGTCCACTCGGGCGACTCCGCCTGCATGATCCCGCCGCGCTCGCTCGACGACGAGACGATGGCGCGCGTCCGCGAGGTCACCGAGGACATCGCGGCCGCGCTCGACACCGTCGGCCTGCTGAACGTCCAGCTCGCCGTGCGCGACGGTGAGGTGTACGTCCTCGAAGCCAACCCGCGCTCCTCGCGCACCGTCCCGTTCGTCTCGAAGGCGACCGGCGTCCCCATCGCCAAGCTCGCCGCGAAGGTGATGTCCGGGGCCACGCTCGACGAGCTCGACGCCGCCGAGCAGATCCCGGACAAGACCAGCGTGAAGGAGGTCGTCCTGCCGTTCGACCGCCTGCCGGGGAGCGACCCCCGTCTCGGCCCGGAGATGAAGTCCACGGGCGAGGTCATGGGGACTGCCGACTCCTTCGGCAAGGCCTACGACAAAGCCCAGGACTCCACCGGCAAGCCCATCCCGCGCGAGGGCACCGCCGTGGTCGACCTCTCGGCCGACGAGTTCCCCGACCCGGACACCGAGGCCGGCGAGGAACTGGTCGAGGGCTACACGGAGCACTTCGAACTCTCGGAGGCCGTCGACCTCGTCGAGGCCGCCAAGCGCGGCGAGATCGACGTCATCGTCTCGCGCAAGCGCGAACTGCTCGAGGTGGCCGTCGAGGAGGAGATAACCTACTTCTCGACGGAGGCGAGCGCCCGCGCCGCGCTGGAGGCGCTCGACGCCGCGGACGACCCGCTCGACGTCGCCTCGGTCGACTCGCGCCCGAAGCAGCGGCGCCAGTGGGGACAGTGA
- a CDS encoding Lrp/AsnC family transcriptional regulator, with protein sequence MDSLDQEILNILRRDARTPYTEIAERVGTSEGTVRNRVERMTEDGIIERFTVSTRKGNVKAMIEISVAVDVDTTAVSERMAEWEEVDFAWQVSGEEDIVLVVDAADTQGVNELITQAREIDEVVGTKTRLILNEKLG encoded by the coding sequence ATGGACAGTCTGGACCAGGAGATACTGAACATCCTCCGACGCGACGCGCGAACGCCGTACACGGAGATCGCGGAGCGGGTCGGCACGTCGGAGGGTACCGTGCGAAACCGCGTCGAGCGGATGACCGAGGACGGGATCATCGAGCGGTTCACGGTCTCGACCCGGAAGGGCAACGTCAAGGCGATGATCGAGATCAGCGTCGCCGTCGACGTGGACACGACCGCCGTCTCCGAGCGGATGGCCGAGTGGGAGGAGGTGGACTTCGCGTGGCAGGTGAGCGGGGAGGAGGACATCGTGCTCGTCGTCGACGCCGCCGACACGCAGGGGGTGAACGAACTGATCACGCAGGCCCGCGAGATCGACGAGGTCGTGGGCACGAAGACGCGGCTGATACTGAACGAGAAGCTGGGTTAG
- a CDS encoding zinc ribbon domain-containing protein, with protein sequence MQYCPECGTRVQPDVTYCHGCGEDLREYRDWAASAAVDTDDAADAGTDAGANEPSERPSDDADPDDDSTADPRPTDPASSPGAASDSTPSGSREYGTGRRAGGRSGEASTASQPAWGDEDSPAPDERPQGGPEERSPAASHEPAPAAPDRPVVDSGPSLSDRVTALPLKRSAAVGAGLAVVSYVATYIAFLVDALVVHGGDHSLGPTNLLPLTDVAQGSAQQMWELVGWLFYAGHNVPIERPTAGGGEVVAVLGEEYWTQFTVPPLVTSELYTLVPFAVIVAGGALYARSHGDATLDGGRNDFALLGASVLVGYAAVGAVGTSLFAVAEGGASTGPPLVDAVLWTSLFAGVAGAVGGVVARRFGEDAAPSGAVAGDEATGDRAAGDAPTDEADGVVDDSPADVEGTDVAAVGTDDGAAGDETEGELASAAGTPDASPDDRP encoded by the coding sequence ATGCAATACTGTCCCGAGTGCGGAACCCGGGTGCAACCCGACGTGACGTACTGCCACGGGTGTGGGGAGGACCTCCGGGAGTACCGCGATTGGGCGGCGTCGGCGGCCGTCGATACTGACGACGCCGCGGACGCGGGAACGGACGCCGGAGCGAACGAACCGTCCGAGCGGCCCTCTGACGACGCCGACCCGGACGATGACAGCACAGCCGATCCGCGACCGACCGATCCGGCGAGTTCGCCGGGCGCGGCGTCGGATTCGACCCCGAGCGGCAGCCGGGAGTACGGCACCGGCCGCCGCGCCGGGGGGCGGAGCGGCGAGGCGTCCACCGCGTCGCAGCCGGCGTGGGGCGACGAGGACTCGCCGGCGCCCGACGAGCGCCCCCAGGGAGGACCCGAAGAGCGCAGCCCCGCGGCCTCCCACGAGCCCGCCCCGGCGGCACCGGACAGGCCGGTCGTCGACAGCGGGCCCTCGCTTTCCGACCGAGTGACTGCGCTCCCGCTGAAGCGAAGCGCCGCGGTCGGCGCGGGGCTGGCGGTCGTCTCCTACGTCGCGACCTACATCGCCTTCCTGGTCGACGCGCTGGTGGTCCACGGCGGCGACCACTCGCTCGGTCCGACGAACCTACTCCCGCTGACCGACGTGGCGCAGGGCAGCGCCCAGCAGATGTGGGAGCTCGTCGGCTGGCTGTTCTACGCCGGTCACAACGTCCCGATCGAGCGGCCCACGGCCGGGGGCGGCGAGGTCGTGGCGGTACTCGGTGAGGAGTACTGGACGCAGTTCACCGTCCCCCCGCTCGTGACCTCCGAACTGTACACGCTCGTCCCGTTCGCCGTCATCGTCGCCGGCGGCGCGCTGTACGCCCGTTCCCACGGGGACGCGACCCTCGACGGGGGCCGGAACGACTTCGCGCTGCTCGGCGCGAGCGTGCTCGTCGGCTACGCCGCCGTCGGCGCCGTCGGGACGAGCCTCTTCGCCGTCGCGGAGGGCGGCGCGTCGACCGGGCCGCCGCTCGTCGACGCCGTTCTCTGGACCAGCCTCTTCGCGGGCGTCGCCGGCGCGGTCGGCGGCGTCGTCGCCCGGCGGTTCGGCGAGGATGCGGCGCCGAGCGGTGCGGTAGCGGGCGACGAGGCGACAGGCGACCGGGCGGCAGGCGACGCCCCGACCGACGAAGCGGATGGCGTGGTCGACGATTCGCCCGCCGACGTGGAGGGTACCGACGTGGCGGCAGTCGGGACCGACGACGGCGCGGCCGGCGACGAAACCGAAGGCGAGCTCGCGAGCGCCGCCGGGACGCCGGACGCGTCGCCGGACGACCGACCGTAG